Part of the Methylorubrum populi genome is shown below.
TGAATCTACCCGACTCCGAATTCCGACTGGTGGGCGTGGCCGCGGCGATCGGTGGCCTGGTGGTGGTGATGCTCGCAGGCGAACCTTCGGTCGCATCACTCGGTTGGGGATGCCTGGGCCTCTTCCTTTTCGGACTCTCCCGGCTGATGCCGCGTCCTCGGCCGAAGCCTGTGCTGGAGATGGCGCCGGTGGCGACGCCGACCGCCGTGGATGTGGCGGCGGGCGACAAACGCGGCGATCCAGCAACCGCGAAAGCAGGCGATGTCCATGCCGTGCTGCAGCGGACGGTGCGTGTCCAGCGCCCGGGCAATCCGATGATTGTATCGTCGGTTCTCCCGCGCTCCCGCGCATCGCGATCACCCTCGACCGGCTGACGCGCGCCGCGACAGCACACACCGAAGCCGGTTGATCCCCCACGATAGGGCGGCTCCGGGATTCGCTTCGATCAGACGCCGAACCCCGACGGGTCGATCGTGATTGGTCCAGCCCTCGTGAGAGATGGGACTTTGCCGCCACCGGGTCACGCATCTGCGGCGACCTGAACCTCACGTCCGCTCGGCGGCGCGGCCAATGCGCAGCACCGATGCGCCCGCGAGCACGAGCACCACGGCGACGGCGGCCAATCCGTCGCCGAAGCGCCCGGTCGCGTCGCGGATCCAGCCCATGAGGGCTGGTCCGGCGAAGCCGCCGAGGCTGCCGAGCGCGTTGATCAGCGCGATCCCGCCCGCTGCCGCGGTGCCGGTGAGCAACCGCGTCGGCAGGGTCCAGAAGGTCGGCAGCGCCGCGAACACGCCCAATGCCGCCGCGCTCAGTGCGATGATGGTCAGAAGCGGCGTTCCGGCCAGACTCGCGGCGAGCAGGGCGAGGCCGGCGGCCACGGTGGGGATGGCGACGTGGCGGACGCGCTCCCCCTTGCGATCGGAGCGCCGCGTCCAGGCGACCATCCCCGCCGCCGAGACGATGTAAGGCACGGCGGTGACGAAGCCCGTCGCTGTCGTCGTGAAGCCGAAACTGCTGATGATCTGCGGCAGCCAGAGGCCGACGGCGTAGAGGCCGGTGCTGAGGCCGAAATAGACGAGGCCGAGCCCCAGCACCCGCGGATCGAGGAGCGCGCTGCGGAAATGCGCCGTCCGGTTGGGCTGCCGACGGTGATCCTCCGCCATCCGCGCGACGAGGCTCGCTCGCTCGTCCGCGGTCAGCCAGGTGGCCTGTTCGGGCCGGTCGGTGAGGACGAACAGGGTCGCGAGGCCGAGGACCAGGCTCGGCGCCGCCTCAAGGAGGTAGAGCCACTGCCACCCTGCCAAGCCGAGCCGGCCGTCGGCGAAGCTCATGACGAGGCCGGACAATGGCGCGCCGATGGCGGCCGAGAGCGGCACCGCCATCATGAAGGTGCCGACGATGCCCGCGCGCTGCGCGGCGGGGAACCAATAGGTCAGATAGAGGATGATGCCGGGAAAGAAGCCGGCCTCTGCAAGTCCGAGGAGGACGCGGACGAGGTAGAACGACCATTCGCCCGTCACGAAGGCGGTCGAGGCGGAGATCAGCGACCACGTCACCATGATCCGCGCGATCCAGATCCGCGCGCCGACCCGTTCGAGAATGAGGTTGCTCGGAACTTCGAAGGCGACGTAGCCGAGGAAGAACAGCCCCGCCCCCAGTCCATAGGCCGTGGCTGACAGGCCGATGTCGCGATTCATGGTGAGGGCGGCGAAGCCGACATTCACCCGGTCGAGATAGGCGAAGAAGTAGCACAGCATCAGGAAGGGCAGCAGGCGCCGCGCCACCCTGCCCGTGAGCGCATCCGCCATCCCGTCGATCCGTCCCTTGGTTCGCCCGGCCTTCTCGGCTCCTCGAGCGCCGCGCGCCATCCCTACGCTTGGTCGTCGTAACGAACTTGCCGGCGGCGGGATAGACGACCTCCCGGTTCGGAGAGCCTCCGATGGCCACCCGCGGCGGAATCCGATCGAAGCGAATGATTCTGAGGGTGGGGGCGGTCGGTGACGAATGCGACGTCATCCGCCGTTCTTCGGAACCGGCTCCGCGCGGCTCGGCTTTTCCCGTCACGGGCCCTGTTCCCGCATGGCCCTCGAAGACGTGACAGGAGGACGCCATGGGTCTGTTCACGAAGGACATCAAGTCGCTGGACGACCTCTTCGTGCACACGTTGCAGGACGTCTATTACGCCGAGAACCAGATCACCAAGGCTCTCCCGACGATGATCGGGAAGGCGACGAACGCGCAGCTTCGCCAGGGCTTCGAGACGCATCTGCGTGAGACCGAGGGGCAGATCAAGCGCCTCGAGCAGGTGTTCGGGATGCACGGCCACAAGCCGAAGGCGGTCAATTGCCCGGCCATCGACGGGATCATCAAGGAGGCCAACGAGACCGCCGGCGAAGTCGCCGACAAGGAGGTACTCGATGCGGCATTGCTCGCGGCGGCGCAGGCCGTGGAGCATTACGAGATCGCCCGCTACGGCACTCTCGTCGCCTGGGCCAAGAGGCTCGGCCGCGACGACTGCGCCGCCGTGCTCCAGCAGACGCTCGACGAGGAGAAGGCGACCGACCAGAAGCTCACGGCGCTGGCCGAGAGCCGCGTGAACCAGAAGGCGGCTTGATCATGGCCGAGAG
Proteins encoded:
- a CDS encoding ferritin-like domain-containing protein encodes the protein MGLFTKDIKSLDDLFVHTLQDVYYAENQITKALPTMIGKATNAQLRQGFETHLRETEGQIKRLEQVFGMHGHKPKAVNCPAIDGIIKEANETAGEVADKEVLDAALLAAAQAVEHYEIARYGTLVAWAKRLGRDDCAAVLQQTLDEEKATDQKLTALAESRVNQKAA
- a CDS encoding MFS transporter — its product is MADALTGRVARRLLPFLMLCYFFAYLDRVNVGFAALTMNRDIGLSATAYGLGAGLFFLGYVAFEVPSNLILERVGARIWIARIMVTWSLISASTAFVTGEWSFYLVRVLLGLAEAGFFPGIILYLTYWFPAAQRAGIVGTFMMAVPLSAAIGAPLSGLVMSFADGRLGLAGWQWLYLLEAAPSLVLGLATLFVLTDRPEQATWLTADERASLVARMAEDHRRQPNRTAHFRSALLDPRVLGLGLVYFGLSTGLYAVGLWLPQIISSFGFTTTATGFVTAVPYIVSAAGMVAWTRRSDRKGERVRHVAIPTVAAGLALLAASLAGTPLLTIIALSAAALGVFAALPTFWTLPTRLLTGTAAAGGIALINALGSLGGFAGPALMGWIRDATGRFGDGLAAVAVVLVLAGASVLRIGRAAERT